The window CGCTCCATCCGGGCGATGGCGGATGAGATGAGAAGGGCCGCCCTCCTCGGCATCGGGAACGTGATCGTTCATCCCGGGAGCGCGATGGACAGGGACCTTGGCGGGGCGATCTCCCGGGTAGCTTGTGCCGTGCGGGATCTCTCCGGGAGGGTCCACGGGGCTGACATCTGCCTGGAGACGACGGCGGGACAGGGTGCGTCCGTCGGATACCGGCTGTCCCATATACAGGAGATTATCGATAAATCGGGATGTGACGGGAGGGTTTTCGTCTGTCTCGATTCCTGTCACCTCCACGCCGCGGGATATGATATTTCCTCTGCGGGGGGCTTTCGGAAATTCGCAAATGAGCTGGAATCCCTCGGTCTCTCAGGAAAGGTGCGGGTGGTTCACCTCAATGATTCCCGGAGGGAGCGGGGGAGCAGGGTGGACAGGCACGAGCACATTGGAGAGGGAACGATAGGCCTCAAAGGGTTCGCCCATCTTCTGAACTATACGCCCTTCCGGGAGGTGCCCTTCATACTCGAGACCCCCAAGGGAGAGGATCCGGTCAAAAGCGACGCGGCCAATCTGAAAAAACTCAGGAGCCTCGCAGGAAAAAGGAGTGCCGGCTTTATTTCCCCCCGAACAGGGTGACATTGGGGTACCGGGGGATGACCTCGAAGTGGGGGTTCTTTACCGTCACCCGCTCCGGGGGGTGGGGCAGCCACTCGGCAAAATCGTGGTGTGGAAAGGAAAGGGCAAGGAGGGTCTCGTCGTCGGCCTTTTTCAGGGGTGATGCGAACACGAAGGCATTTTTCCCGTGTATATCGAGGATCTGGACGAGGGCCTTTGTCCCCGTCTTGTTGACGAAGTA is drawn from Deltaproteobacteria bacterium and contains these coding sequences:
- a CDS encoding deoxyribonuclease IV; translated protein: MKSIPILGAHVSVAGGLHNAPDIGLACGCDAVQIFARYPTRWETPELAPDAVERFKRAQARTGVYAVATHASYLINLASPSPLLYERSIRAMADEMRRAALLGIGNVIVHPGSAMDRDLGGAISRVACAVRDLSGRVHGADICLETTAGQGASVGYRLSHIQEIIDKSGCDGRVFVCLDSCHLHAAGYDISSAGGFRKFANELESLGLSGKVRVVHLNDSRRERGSRVDRHEHIGEGTIGLKGFAHLLNYTPFREVPFILETPKGEDPVKSDAANLKKLRSLAGKRSAGFISPRTG